The following DNA comes from Candidatus Nitrosocosmicus arcticus.
GTTCTTCATCAAGTCCTGTAAATAGAGCAGAACCAACACCGTAGTTCCATGCAGCAAGCTGCATATTCTGCACTACCTTGCCAGCATCAATTAGGTGAAACCGAAAGTAAGGATTAGTTAGAATGATTATCGCGAAATTAGCCCCATAAATCCACTTTCCGCTAGTGCTATCTTCTGATAATTTCTTCAGATTATCTTTATTCTGTATGACTATAAATCTCCAAGGCTGGGTATTTAGAGAACTACCAGTAAGCCTAGCTGATTCCAAAATTTTTAACCTTATTTCGGAAGAGACACCATTCTGATCATTAAATTCCCTTACCTCAAGTTTGGTTACTATACAATCATAAGCATCCATAATATATCAATGTATAATTAATCATATTAATCATTTCAGATTATTTTATAGTAAAAAATTATGAAATATTTAGTCAATTAGTGTAAAGATGAATCTAAAATCTTCAAATAATGTCCTTTGCCAATAAGTTAATTTTTGCTACTTTTAGATTTGATCAAAGTATTTAAATCGGTTTGCTTGGGAAATTGATAGTCAGTTGATAATATAACGACTATTGGGATTCGGTCTTCGTGTAGGATATTTCTTGTCATTAAAAATAATCCAGGTTATTGCCCGAAATTTTATGATAACACACGGTCTTTACTGAGATCAGTAAAAGGGGTTTTCGATAAGAACTATTGAAAATATGAAATCATTCATTCCTTTTTAGCCATCTGAGGAATTATCTATCCAAAGGAACGAAAAGGCTGATATAGATTAGTTCGTGGAAGCAAATAGAAAAAATCTACTGGAGATGCTGGGTAATGACGAAAACAAAAAATCAAAGTATTCGAAACGGCATAGAACTGTCATAAGATTTGATTTCATTTTA
Coding sequences within:
- a CDS encoding nitroreductase family protein, encoding MDAYDCIVTKLEVREFNDQNGVSSEIRLKILESARLTGSSLNTQPWRFIVIQNKDNLKKLSEDSTSGKWIYGANFAIIILTNPYFRFHLIDAGKVVQNMQLAAWNYGVGSALFTGLDEELLRKDFSIPIDYKPVIVVGFGYPKKKINGKTKKKNRLTMHELVSFEEYGKS